The DNA region TGATGGAGTCGATCGTCGGCTTCATCCGCGACTACGTCGTGATCGAGGTGATCGGCCCGGCAGGTCTGCGCTTCGTTCCGTTCCTGACCACGCTGTTCGCGTTCATCTTCCTGGGCAACCTCTTCGAGGTCACCCCTCTGATCAACTTCCCCATCACGTCACGGATGGCCCTCCCCGCGTTCCTCGCGTTGGTCACGTGGACGATCTTCGTCCTGGTGGGCATCAAGGAGCAGGGTGGGCGGCAGTACATGCGCAGCGTCGCGCTCCCACCCGGTGTCCCCAGTTGGGTGATGCCGCTCGTGATCCCGATCGAGGTGCTGTCGACCTTCGTGGTCCGCCCACTCACCCTGTCCATCCGTCTGTTCGCCAACATGCTGGCCGGCCACATCATCCTGACGATCATCTTCATCGGTGCGAACGCGTTCTTCTTCGACATCCACAGCCTGACCTTCAACATGAAGGGGTCGATCATCGGCGTCCTGCTGGGCTTCATGGCGGGACCGACCATGATCGGCTTCGAGATCGCGATCAGCGCGCTCCAGGCCTACATCTTCACCATCCTGACCGCCGTGTACATCAGCAGCTCCATGAACCCCGAGCACTAACGACTGCCCGAAGCCCGCCCGGTGACCGCCGGCGGTCCGCGACCGCGCCCCGCTGGGCGTCGCGAGAAGGAGACGGAACCACATGGAGATAATCCTCGCTCAAGCCGGAGGCGTGAGTTCGATCGGCAAGGGCTTGGTGTACGGGCTCGCGGCGATCGGGCCGGGCCTGGGCATCGGCTACCTGGTGGGTAAGGCGGTCGAGGCGATGGCCCGCCAGCCCGAAGCAGCCGGCATGGTCCGAACGACCATGTTCATCGGGATCGCGTTCGTCGAGGCGCTCGCGCTGTTCGGCTTCGTGCTGTTCTTCCTGACCTGACGAACGGAGACTGCGATGATCGACGTCATGCAGCTCGCTGGTGCGGGCGGCGGGGGCATCCCGACCGTGTTGCCGGCGCCGGCGGAGCTGTTCTGGGGCGCGGTCGCGTTCGGGATCTTCTACTGGGTGATGCAGAAGATCGCGTTCCCCCGGATCAACCAGGTCCTCGAGGAGCGGGCCGCCAGCATCCAGGGCCGCCAGGAACAGGCGCAGGAGACGCTGAACGAGGCCCAGCGCATCCGCGACGAGTACCAGGAGCAGCTGTCCGACGCCCGCGGCGAAGCCAACCGCATCATCGAGGAGGCACGCGAGACCGCCGAGGCGCTCCGCCGCGACATCGTCGCCAAGGCCGACTCGGAGGCGGAGTCGATCGTGGAGCGGGCACAGGCTGAGGTCCGCGCAGAACGCGAGCGCGCGGTGCAGCAGCTGCGGTCGGAGGTGGGACGCCTGTCGATCCAGCTCGCCGAGAAGATCGTGCACAAGGAGCTCGACCAGCAAGCGCACCAGGGCCTCGTCGACCGCTACATCGAGCAGCTCGCCGGTTCCGGCAACGGCGAGGTCGGGACCGCTCCGGCCGGGACGTCTGCCGGTGAGGGTGAGTGACGTTGGTGAGCGACGCCGACACCGACCGTGTGAGCCGCTACGCCGAAGCGATCCTGCAGGTCGCCCGCGGGGAGGGCGCGCTCGACGCCGTCGACGATGAGCTGCTGCGGATCGCCCGCGCCATCCGTGACAACCGGGAGCTCCACGACGCGCTCACCGACCAGCAGCTGCCGGCGGGGCGCCGTCTCGAGGTGATCGACCGGATCCTACAGGCCGCGCACCCCGCCACGCGGACGGCGATGGCGCTCCTCGTGACCGCCGGCCGGGTCCGCGACCTCGGTGAGATCGCCCGCCGTGTCGCCGAGCGTGCCGCCGCAGAGCGACAACGCGAGCTCGCCGAGGTCTACGTCGCCGTGCCCCTCGACCAGGACCGGCGCGACCGGCTACGCCAGGCGCTCGAGGGCATCACCGGCAAGGACCTCGAGCTCAAGGTGTTCGTCGACCCTGCGGTGGTCGGCGGCGTGCGCGCGACCATCGGCGACACCGTGATCGACGGGTCGGTCGCACGTCGACTCGATGAGGTTCGCGGGCGGCTGAGCGGATGACCACGGACCGGTGACGGTCCTGGCCGTCAGCGGGTACCGTTCGACCCAGCGCGCCGGGCCGTCTGCCTGGCGTCCAGCGACAAGGAGCACACGGCATGGCTGAGCTGACGATCCGACCAGAGGACGTGTCCTCGGCGCTCCGCTCGCTCGTCGAGGACTTCGAGGCCGACGTCGAGCAGGAGCAGGTCGGGCGTGTCATCGAGAGCGGCGACGGCATCGCTGAGATCACCGGCCTGCCGGGGACGCTGGCGAGCGAACTCCTCGATTTCGGTGGTGGCCTGTTCGGGCTGGCCATGAACCTCGAGGAGGACACCATCGGCGCGGTGATCATGGGTGATTGGTCGAGCGTCGAAGAAGGCGACACGGTCAAGCGCACCGGTCGGGTGCTGTCGATCCCGGTCGGCGATGCGCTGCTGGGCCGGGTCATCGACCCGTTGGGGCGGCCGGTCGACGGCAAAGGCCCGCTCGACGACTCGCGCATCGAGGGGCGCCGCAACCTGGAGGTGCAGGCGCCCGGGGTCGTCGAACGCCAGCCGGTCACCGAACCCCTGCAGACGGGGATCAAGGCCATCGACGTGATGATCCCGATCGGCCGTGGCCAGCGCGAGCTGATCATCGGCGACCGCCAGACCGGCAAGACCGCGCTCGCGGTCGACGCGATCATCAACCAGCGCCAGTTCTGGGGGACCGAACGGGCCGTGAAGTGCATCTACGTCGCGATCGCCCAGAAGGGCTCGACCGTCGCCGAGGTCGTGCAGCGGCTCGAAGAGCACGGTGCGTTGGAGTACACCGTCGTGATCAACGCCGCAGCGTCGACCCCCGCCGCGTACCAGTACATCGCCCCCTACTCGGGCGCCGCGATCGGCAACCACTGGATGTGGAACGGTGAGCACGCCCTGGCGGTCTACGACGACCTGTCCAAGCACGCGGACTCCTACCGCCAGCTGTCGCTGCTGCTGCGCCGGCCGCCGGGTCGCGAGGCCTACCCGGGTGACATCTTCTACACCCACAGCCGTCTGCTGGAGCGTGCCGCGAAGCTGAACGACGCCAACGGGGCCGGGTCGCTGACCGCTCTGCCGATCGTGGAGACCAAGGCCGGTGACGTCTCGGCGTACATCCCGACCAACGTCATCTCGATCACCGACGGGCAGATCTACCTCGAGCAGGAACTGTTCAACGAGGGTGTGCGTCCTGCCGTCAACGCCGGAAGCTCGGTCTCGCGCGTGGGCGGCAACGCCCAGGTGCCGGTCATGAAGAAGATCGCCGGGCGGGTCCGACTCGACCTGGCCAACTACCGCGAGCTGGAGTCCTTCGCCCAGTTCGGCTCGGAGCTCGACAAGTCCGCGCAGCGCCAGATCGCCCGGGGTGAGCGGGTGGTGGAGGTGCTCAAGCAACCGCAGTACGAGCCCGTCCCGGTCGGTGAGCAGATCGTCACCATCTGGGCGGTGACCAACGGCCGGATGGACGACGTCCCCGTCGACGACATCGAACGCTTCGAGCAGGAACTGCGCGACTACATGCGCTCCCGACACGGCGATCTGCTCGATCGCCTGCAGACCGCGAAGCTCGACGAGGTCGAGGACAAGCTGCGCACGGCAGTGGACGGGTTCGTCGACCAGTTCGAACCCTCGGAGGAGGACGAGGACACCGACGAGGAGAACGCCGGCTGGGACGTGATGTCCGCCTCCGAGGATGAGGATCAGGAGGACACCGAAGCCGCGGAGGCCTGACCGGTGGCCGGCGCATCCGAGCTGCGTGAGCTGCGTCAGCGGATCAGCTCGGTCGAGAGCACCAAGCAGATCACGCGCGCCATGGAGATGATCGCCGCGTCGCGGATCCAGCGCGCCATCCGACGGATGGAGGCAGCTCGCCCCTACGCCGAGCTGATCCACGAGATCCTCCGCGGGCTCGTGGCCTCGGAGGCGGTGGAGGACCACCCGCTCCTGGCCCCCCACGACTCGATCGACCGGGTCGCGATCTGCGTCGTGACATCCGATCGGGGGCTGGCTGGTGCGTACAACGCCAACGTGCTGCAACGCTCCGACCAGCTGATCCACCGCGAGGCCGACGACAACGACAACGACATCGCGCTGTTCGTGACCGGGACCAAGGGCGTCAGGTTCTACGCGTTCCGGGACCGTCCGGTGGAGGAGGCCTGGACCGGGTTCTCCGAGCAACCGCAGATCGAGGACGCCGCACCGATCGCCGACACGCTGATGCGGGGGTACGCCAACGAGGAGTTCGACCGCGTCTGGGTGGTCTACACCGACTTCCAGTCCCGGATACGGCAGGTACCCAACGCGATGCAGATCCTGCCGGTGGACGTGGAGGAACTCGAGGGCGGTGAGGAGCTGCCCGCAGAGTTCATGTTCGAGCCGGATCCTGAGGACATCCTCGACCGGCTCATCCCCAGCTACGTCGAAGCCAAGGTGTACGCGGCGCTGCTCGAGTCGGCCGCGTCCGAGCATGCCATGCGCCAGCGGGCCATGTCGCAAGCGACCGACAACGCGGAGGAGATGATCGACGATCTCAGCCGCGACCTCAACCAGGCCCGCCAGTCAGCGATCACCCAGGAGGTCTCCGAGATCGCTGCGGGCGCCGAAGCCCTGGCCGAGTAGGACCCAGACAAGGACGCGAGATGGCCACAGACGTACAGGCAGGCGGACAGACGGACCAAGCGACCGACGCAGACGGGCGGATCCTGCGGGTGATCGGCCCGGTGGTCGACGTCACGTTCCCGCCGGGCGCGGCCCTCCCCGAGATCCACTACGCGCTGAAGTTCGCACGCGAGGTCGAGACCGGCCAGGCTGAGGAGCTCACCGCCGAGGTGGCTCAGCACATCGGTGACCACACGGTCCGGGCGATCATGATGCAACCCACCGACGGGGTCGTCCGTGGGACGCCCGTGCGCAACACCGGGGGGCCGATCACGGTCCCGGTCGGAAGCGGTGTGCTCGGCCACGTCTACAACGTGCTCGGCCAGGCGCTGGACACCGACGAAGACATCGAGGCGGACGTCCACTGGCCGATCCACCGTGACTCCCCGCCGTTCCAGGATCTCGAACCCCGCACCGAGATGTTCGAGACCGGCATCAAGGTCATCGACCTGATGGAGCCGTACGTCCGCGGCGGCAAGGTCGGCATGTTCGGCGGTGCCGGAGTCGGCAAGACAGTGATCATCATGGAGATGATCCGGCGGGTGGCCGAGGAGCACGGCGGCGTGTCTCTGTTCGCCGGCGTGGGCGAGCGGACCCGTGAGGGCAACGACCTGTGGCTCGAGACACAAGAGTCTGGTGTCTTGGAGAAGGCGGCGCTCGTGTACGGCCAGATGGACGAACCCCCGGGTGTGCGACTGCGCGTGGCCCTGTCGGCCCTGACCATGGCCGAGTACTTCCGTGACGAGGAACGCCTCGACGTCCTGCTGTTCATCGACAACATCTTCCGTTTCGTCCAGGCCGGCCAGGAGGTCTCCACGCTGCTGGGCCGCATGCCGTCCGCGGTCGGCTACCAGCCGACCCTCTCCAACGAGATGGGCAACCTCCAGGAGCGGATCACCTCCACCCGGGGTCGGTCGATCACGTCGCTGCAGGCGGTGTACGTCCCGGCGGACGACATCACCGACCCCGCGCCGCACACCACGTTCGCGCACCTGGATGCCCAGACCGTGCTGTCGCGTGACATCTCCGAGCGGGGCATCTACCCGGCGGTGGATCCCCTGGACTCCAACAGTCGCATCCTCGACGCGTCGGTCGTGGGCCAGGAGCACTACGACGTCGCACAACGGGTCCAGCAGGTGCTGCAGAAGTACCGCGACCTGCAGGACATCATCTCGATCCTCGGCGTCGAGGAACTCGCGGAAGAGGACAAGCTGACCGTGGAGCGGGCGCGGAAGATCGAGCAGTTCTTCAGCCAGCCGTTCTTCGTCGCCGAGCAGTTCACCGGGATGCCCGGCAAGTACGTCTCGGTCGACGAGACCGTCGCATCGTTCAAGGCGCTGCTCGAGGGGGAGCTCGACGAGTACCCCGAGCAGGCGTTCAACTTCGCGGGGGGCATGGACGACGTCAAGAAGAAGGCCAAGGAGCTCGACGAGTCCTGAGCGGGGCGCGGTCGCGAGCGGCTTGGGCGCAGGACGGCACGAGCGAGGAGCATCATGGCGACCATGCGCGTGCAGGTGGTCTCCGCCGAGCAGGAGCTGTTCTCCGGCGAGGCCGCCGAGGTGTACGCCCGCTCGATGGAGGGCGAGATCGGGATCCTCCCCGGCCATCAGCCCGCGCTGCTCGCGCTCGACATCGCCCCAGTGCGTATCAAGCTCGAGGACGGCAGCTGGGAGTCGTTCGCCGTGCACAACGGCTACCTGTACTTCCGTGAGAACGAACTAGCTGTCCTGGCCGACATGGCCGAACCTGCCCACGAGATCGACCGGGCCCGGGCAGAGAGCGAGCTGGAGGAGCTGCGGGCTCGGACCCCCCAGGACGAGGACGAGGAGGCCGAGATCCAGCGGGCTGTGCGCCGCGCCGAACTCCGCCTCGAGATGTCCGAACGCGGCTGACCCGCGGGCCGTAGTCTTGTGACTACGCTGTGACAGGTGAGTGCCCCCATCAACCCTCCCGGCACGCGCGACATCCTCGTCGTCCGCGGCGGCAAGCCGCTGCACGGCGAGATCCAGGTCAACGGTGCCAAGAACGCCGCGTTGAAGCACATGGCGGCGTCGCTCCTCGCTGAGGGCCGCACGGTCGTCAACAACGTTCCCGCGATCGCCGACGTACCGGTCATGGGCCAGGTTCTGACCGGCCTCGGCGCCCGCGTCGCCATCGACGAGGACCCCGGCGGGACGTCGTACACGGTCACGATCGACGTCGACGAGCCCGGCTGGCAGGCTCCGCGTCGCTTCGTGACCATGATCCGCGCATCCGTCGCGGTCCTCGGCCCACTGGTGGGCAGAGTGGGACGGGCTCGCATCGCTCCGCCAGGGGGCGACCGGATCGGGGCTCGCCGGATCGACATGCACCTCACCGGCCTCGAACAGATGGGCGCCCAGGTCACGCAAGCCGACGGGGAGATCGAGGTCGGGGTTCCGGGCGGTCGCCTGCACGGCGCCGACATCACGCTGGACTTCCCCAGCGTCGGCGCGACCGAGAACCTGCTGATGGCGGCCGTCCTCGCCGACGGCCAGACAGTCATCGACAACGCCGCCCGGGAGCCCGAGATCCAGGACCTGTGCACGATGTTGATCGCGATGGGTGCCCGCATCGACGGCGTGGGAACGCCGACCTTGACGGTCGAGGGTGTTCCGGCGCTGCATCCGGTCACCCACGACACGATCCCCGACCGCATCGAAGCCGGGACGTTCGCGTTCGCGGCCGCGATCACCGGCGGGGACCTGCGCATCCAGGCAGCGAACGCCGGTCACCTCAAGCTCCCGCTGACCAAGCTCGCGGCGATCGGTGCCGACATCGAGGAGACCGACGGCTGGCTGCGTGTCCGCGCATCCGACGAGCTGCAGCCGGTCGACGTGGTCACCCTGCCCTACCCGGGGTTCCCCACCGACCTGCAACCGCAGCTGATGGTCGTTCTGTCCCAGGCGCACGGGACCAGCATCGTGACCGAGAACGTCTTCGAGTCCCGCTTCGAGTTCGTCGCCGAACTGACGCGGCTCGGTGCGGAGATCGAGATCGACGGCCACCACGCCATCATCCGCGGTCCACGTCCCCTGACCGGGGGACGGGCGCGCTCACTCGACGTCCGTGCCGGTGCCGCGTGCATCCTCGCCGGGCTGGTGGCCGAAGGCGAGACCCGCATCGACGACGTGCACCACATCGATCGCGGCTACGCGGCCATCGCCGAGCGCCTGCAGGGGGTCGGCGCCGACATCGAGCGCGTGGTGTGAGCGGGCCCGGAGACACCGCCGGTGACGAACGCTGGCCACAGCACCCGCCGGAGTGGCGGCACGACGCTCCCGACCCGCCCGAGGCCTTCCAGGTGCCGTGGTCCTGGCGCGACGGTCTCGCCCTGATCGGCATCGTCCTGGTCGCCATCGTCGTGATCAGCAGCTTCGTGGCGGCGTTGGGGCTGGATGCGCGATCCGACGTCGTGCTCCTCGGCTTCAGCATCGCCAGCGAGGTGGTCGTCCTCACGGCCGCCGTGGCGTACCTCCGGGTCCGCGGGGCGCTGACCTGGCACCTGCTGGGGCCACTGCGCCCCCGCAACAGACACATCCTGGTCGGGCTCGGGGTCGGAGCGGCCGGCTGGGTCGTTGTGATGCTGGTCCTGCAGATCGTCGTGTCGTCGGTGGATCCCGAGCGGTTGCCCCAGCAGGAGGCGTTGAAACGCGTCGCCGGTGGCGGGGTCACCACCGTGGTCCTGGCGGTCGCCGCTGCGGTCGTCCTCGCGCCGGTGGTCGAGGAGCTGATCTACCGGGCGGTGCTGTTCCAGGCGCTGCGTGGCCGTCTCGGGCTGTACCCGGCGATGGGGATCTCGTCGTTCGTGTGGGGGTTCACCCACCTGGAGCTCCTCGTCGACGAGTCCGGCCAGTTCCGATCCTCCGGGCTTCTCGGCGTGCTCGCGCTGGTGCTGCTGGGCTTCTGGCTGGCGGGCGCCTTCCACCGCACCGGCAGCCTGGTCGTGCCGGTCGCGGCCCACGCGACGTTCAACGCGATCGCGCTGGCCGTGGCGGTGATCGCCCCACCATCACCGACGTCCGGCGCAGTCTGAAAGCCCCCAGTGGCGCGGACGGTCACCGCTGCGTCACCGACCCAGCTGCGGCAGCGGTCGTGGCCGACCCTCGACACGGTTAGGCTCGGGCGTCCGAGCATCGCCGGATGGGGTGGCGTCGTGACAGGAGGCAGCCCGTGACGGAGGAGATCGCCAAGGTCGGCGTCGTGGGATGCGGGACGATGGGGTCGGGCATCAGCGAACTCGTCGCGCGCCACGGCGTCGACGTGACGTTCGTCGAGGTCGACGAGGACGCCGTCGAGGTCGGCAGGCAGCGGATCGCCTACTCCCTGCAGCGGCTGGTCGACCACGGCAAGCTCGACCCGTCCGAACGCGACGACGTCCTCGGCCGCATCACGGGGACCACCAAGTACGCCGCACTATCCGACGCCGACCTGGTCGTCGAAGCCGTGCCCGAGGATCTCGACCTCAAGCAGGACGTCATGGCCAAGGTCGACGACAACGTCGCCGAGGACACGATCCTGGCCACGAACACGTCATCGTTGCCGGTGTTGGACATCGCCGTGCACACGCGCCATCCCAACCAGGTGCTCGGCTTCCACTTCTTCAACCCGGCACCCGTGATGGCGCTGATCGAGCTGGTCCGCACGCCGGTGACGGACGAGGCGGTGGTCACACGTGCGGAGCGTTTCGCCGTCCGCATCGGCAAGACCCCCGTCGTCGTTGGTGACCGCCCCGGGTTCATCGCCAACCAGCTGCTGTTCCCGTACCTCAACCAGGCCATCGGCATGGTGGCGTCGGGGTACGCCACCAAGGAGGACGTCGACGCCGCCATGCGCTTCGGTGCCGGCCACCCCATGGGGCCGATCGCGCTGGCCGACCTGGTCGGACTCGACACCATGCTGGGGATCACCGAGACGATCTGGCGCCACTTCCGGCAGACCCGGTTCGCGCCCCAGCCGATTCTGCGACACCTGACCATCGCGGGGTACCACGGCCGCAAGACCGGCCGCGGCTTCTACCGTTACGCCGAGCCCGGCTCGTCCCAGGTCGTGGACGCCGACGAGCCGGCGCGGGACCCGGTCGACCCGTCGGTGATCGCCGGGTGGTCCCGCGTCGGGGTGGTGGGCACCGGAACGATGGCGACCGGGATCGCGCAGGTCGTCGCTCAGGCCGGGTACGAGGTCGTCGTCCGCGGGCGGGCTCTGCACAAGGCCGAGGGCGTGATCGACGGGATCTCCAAAGGGCTGCAGCGGCTGGTCGACAAGGACCGGCTCAGCGAAGGTGACCGGGTCGAGATCCTCGGACGCCTGCAGCCCACCGCGGATTTCGAACACTTGAGGCCGTGCGACGTCGTGATCGAGGCCGTCGCCGAAGACCCGATGGTGAAGCGCACCGTGTTCGCCGAGATCGACCGGGCGGTCGATGAGGACGCCGTCGTGGCGACGACCACGTCGAGCTTGCCGGTGATCGAGTGCGCGATGGCCACCACCCGACCCGATCGCGTGGTCGGACTGCACTTCTTCAACCCCGCCCCGGTGATGAAGCTCGTCGAGATCGTTCCCACGGTCCGCTCCGATCAGGACGTGATCGAGCAGTGCCGCGCGTTCATCGAGGACTGCGGGAAGGTCGGGGTGCTGTGCAGCGACCGAGCAGGTTTCATCGTCAACGCCCTGCTGTTCCCCTACCTCAACGACGCGATCAGGATGCTGGAATCGCACTACGCCACCGCCGAACAGATCGACACGGCCATGAAGCTCGGCACGGCTCACCCGATGGGGCCGTTCGAGCTGATGGACATCGTCGGCCTGGACGTGACGCTGGCGATCATCGGGCGGCTCCACGCGGAGCACCGCGAGCCGTCGTTCGCGCCGGCGCCTCTGCTCAGCCGCATGGTCGAGGCCGGCTACCTGGGCAAGAAGGCCGGCCGCGGCTTCTACGTCTACCGCAGATGAGCGCCGAGCAACGCGGCGGGGCGCTTCCTGCCGAACGCGGCCCCGCCACGACCCAACCGGGGGCTGGACGCCCCGGCACCCCGGTCTGGAAGGAGCTCGCCCGGTTCCTGCCGGACCTGGCCCGTCTCTTCGCTGACGTCATCCGTGACCCGCGCGTCCCGCTCCGGGCGAAGATCCTCGCCGCTGCGGTGGCCACCTATCTGGTGTCGCCGGTGGACGTGATCCCCGACTTCATCCCGGGTGTGGGCCAGATGGACGATGTGGCGTTCGCCGCCTGGGGCGTGCAGCAGCTGTTCCGATCCGCCGGCTACGACGTCCTCAAGGATCTGTGGGAGGGGAGCGACGACGGTTTCTTCCTCCTCCTGGTCGTCGCCGGCGTGGACAAGTAGAGGCTGTGGGCAAAGGCAAGCGACGAGGGCACCAACGCAGCCTCGCCCGCGCCCGCGCGCGAAGGGCGCAGCAGAACCGACTGGCGACGCGCCGCCGGCGGATGACCGCCGGTGTGATCGGCGCGGTCGTCGTGGTCGTGGCGCTGGCGATGATCGTGTCGCTGTTGCCGCCCCGCACCTCCCCCGTGGCCGATCAGACCACGCCCGGCGTCGCCTGCGGCGGTCAGGTCCCCGCCGCCGCTGGTCAGGACAAGCCCCGCTTCGACGAGCCGCCGGATCTGCGCATCGACCCGACGGCGGACTACCGCGCCACCATCGCGACGTCGTGCGGAGACGTGATCGTCGACCTGTACGAGGACCAGGCGCCGCGGACGGTGAACAACTTCGTCTTCCTCGCCGAGCAGGGCTTCTACGACGGGCTGACGTTCCACCGTGTGGTTCCCGGGTTCGTCGTCCAGGGAGGCGGCCCCGCAGGGGACGGCACCGGCGGCCCCGGCTACCGCTTCGAGGACGAGCTGGAACTCGCCAGGACCCAGGGGTATGCCCCCGGGGCGGTCGCGATGGCCAACTCCGGCCCCGACACCAACGGGTCGCAGTTCTTCATCGTCCTCCCCGGCGGCGCTGACGCGTTGCAGCCGCAGTACAACTTGTTCGGGCACGTCGTCGACGGCATGGACGCCGTGCAGCGGATCGCGGAGGTCCCGCTGGCCGGACAGTCCCCCCTGGAGCAGGTCTACATCGAGGATGTCACCATCGAAGCCGTGACGCGATCGCCCACCGACGCGGCCTCGCCGACATCGACCACGACAGGGACCTGACGTGACCGACCAGTTCGACGCACCGCCACCGATGCAGATCGATCCCGGACGCGATTACTCGGCGACGGTCGAGACCACCGAGGGGACGATCGAGTTGGACCTGTTGGTGGCTGACAGTCCGCGGACGGTGAACAACTTCGTGTTCCTGGCCCGGAACGGCTTCTACGACGGAGTGATCTTCCATCGGGTGATCGAGGGGTTCATGATCCAGGGCGGCGACCCGACCGGGACCGGCAGGGGCGGACCCGGGTACCGCTTCGAGGACGAGCTGGAACTGGCCCGGCAGCACGGCTACCCCCGCGGAACCGTCGCGATGGCCAACTCCGGCCCCGACACCAACGGGTCGCAGTTCTTCATCGTCCAGCGCGACGCGGCACTCCCGCCCAACTACTCGGTGTTCGGAGAGGTCCGGGACGGGCTGGACGTCGTCGACGAGATCGCCTCCACCCCGACCGATGCCAACGACCGGCCACGCGAGGACGTCACGATCCGCACCGTGTCGATCTCCGAGTCGTGAGGCGGCGGCGCGCCCCGTGACGCACCGTCGGCGATAGCGACCGCCTTGCCCAGACCGCGCGACGGCCGACGCCGCAACCAGCGTGTGGTCGCCATCGCGGTCGGTTCCGGAGTGCTGGCCCTGGTCGCGGTGATCGCTGTCGTCCTGGCTGCCATGACCACGGGCCCACGGCCCGAGGAGGACGTCGCGCGCCGCTTCGCCGAGGCGGCGCTACGTGGCGAGGCGGAGGCGTCCTACGCGCTGGTCACCCCCGCCTACCGCGCAGTGGTGACCCGCCGCGACCACGCGGTGCTGATGTCAGAGCTGCACCGGCTCGCCGGCGACGACGTCACCGTCGAGGTCCTCGGCTCGGAACGCACGGCCGGAACTGAGCCTGCCCAGTCGCTCGTCGGGTACACGGCTCAGACCGCGGCGGGCACCGCCCAGGGTGTGATCACGCTGTTGCGGTTGGGCGACCAGTGGCGGGTGGCCGAGGCCAGCTACCGGTTCGTCGACGCTCCCGAGGCCGAACGCGAGCGGCTGGGGGCGGTCATCCGCCGGCTCGGCGAGCAGGCCGCCGAACGGGCGGGTCACCTCCGTGGGGACTGACCCGGCGACAGGCGGCGATCCGTGACCGGCCCGCTCAACCCTCGTCGCTCCGGCGGGGCTCCTCGGCGTCACCGCCGGGCCAGGGCGGAAGATCCTCCAAACGGACGGTCTCGCGACGCACCCCCCGCTCGAAGTCGCGCATGCGCCGCGGGTAGCCCACCTTCGCCGCGTCGTACACCGGGACGCCGTG from Actinomycetota bacterium includes:
- the atpE gene encoding ATP synthase F0 subunit C, with translation MEIILAQAGGVSSIGKGLVYGLAAIGPGLGIGYLVGKAVEAMARQPEAAGMVRTTMFIGIAFVEALALFGFVLFFLT
- a CDS encoding F0F1 ATP synthase subunit gamma, with amino-acid sequence MAGASELRELRQRISSVESTKQITRAMEMIAASRIQRAIRRMEAARPYAELIHEILRGLVASEAVEDHPLLAPHDSIDRVAICVVTSDRGLAGAYNANVLQRSDQLIHREADDNDNDIALFVTGTKGVRFYAFRDRPVEEAWTGFSEQPQIEDAAPIADTLMRGYANEEFDRVWVVYTDFQSRIRQVPNAMQILPVDVEELEGGEELPAEFMFEPDPEDILDRLIPSYVEAKVYAALLESAASEHAMRQRAMSQATDNAEEMIDDLSRDLNQARQSAITQEVSEIAAGAEALAE
- the atpH gene encoding ATP synthase F1 subunit delta, which translates into the protein MSDADTDRVSRYAEAILQVARGEGALDAVDDELLRIARAIRDNRELHDALTDQQLPAGRRLEVIDRILQAAHPATRTAMALLVTAGRVRDLGEIARRVAERAAAERQRELAEVYVAVPLDQDRRDRLRQALEGITGKDLELKVFVDPAVVGGVRATIGDTVIDGSVARRLDEVRGRLSG
- the atpA gene encoding F0F1 ATP synthase subunit alpha, whose product is MAELTIRPEDVSSALRSLVEDFEADVEQEQVGRVIESGDGIAEITGLPGTLASELLDFGGGLFGLAMNLEEDTIGAVIMGDWSSVEEGDTVKRTGRVLSIPVGDALLGRVIDPLGRPVDGKGPLDDSRIEGRRNLEVQAPGVVERQPVTEPLQTGIKAIDVMIPIGRGQRELIIGDRQTGKTALAVDAIINQRQFWGTERAVKCIYVAIAQKGSTVAEVVQRLEEHGALEYTVVINAAASTPAAYQYIAPYSGAAIGNHWMWNGEHALAVYDDLSKHADSYRQLSLLLRRPPGREAYPGDIFYTHSRLLERAAKLNDANGAGSLTALPIVETKAGDVSAYIPTNVISITDGQIYLEQELFNEGVRPAVNAGSSVSRVGGNAQVPVMKKIAGRVRLDLANYRELESFAQFGSELDKSAQRQIARGERVVEVLKQPQYEPVPVGEQIVTIWAVTNGRMDDVPVDDIERFEQELRDYMRSRHGDLLDRLQTAKLDEVEDKLRTAVDGFVDQFEPSEEDEDTDEENAGWDVMSASEDEDQEDTEAAEA
- the atpC gene encoding ATP synthase F1 subunit epsilon, with protein sequence MATMRVQVVSAEQELFSGEAAEVYARSMEGEIGILPGHQPALLALDIAPVRIKLEDGSWESFAVHNGYLYFRENELAVLADMAEPAHEIDRARAESELEELRARTPQDEDEEAEIQRAVRRAELRLEMSERG
- the atpB gene encoding F0F1 ATP synthase subunit A; translation: MTASVLATEPTQLFEVPALEHMFEYPALFFENVTVLGIPLGFNRVALLTFVAVAILTALWVGAFRDPKVVPGKFQAVMESIVGFIRDYVVIEVIGPAGLRFVPFLTTLFAFIFLGNLFEVTPLINFPITSRMALPAFLALVTWTIFVLVGIKEQGGRQYMRSVALPPGVPSWVMPLVIPIEVLSTFVVRPLTLSIRLFANMLAGHIILTIIFIGANAFFFDIHSLTFNMKGSIIGVLLGFMAGPTMIGFEIAISALQAYIFTILTAVYISSSMNPEH
- the atpF gene encoding F0F1 ATP synthase subunit B, giving the protein MIDVMQLAGAGGGGIPTVLPAPAELFWGAVAFGIFYWVMQKIAFPRINQVLEERAASIQGRQEQAQETLNEAQRIRDEYQEQLSDARGEANRIIEEARETAEALRRDIVAKADSEAESIVERAQAEVRAERERAVQQLRSEVGRLSIQLAEKIVHKELDQQAHQGLVDRYIEQLAGSGNGEVGTAPAGTSAGEGE
- the atpD gene encoding F0F1 ATP synthase subunit beta; the encoded protein is MATDVQAGGQTDQATDADGRILRVIGPVVDVTFPPGAALPEIHYALKFAREVETGQAEELTAEVAQHIGDHTVRAIMMQPTDGVVRGTPVRNTGGPITVPVGSGVLGHVYNVLGQALDTDEDIEADVHWPIHRDSPPFQDLEPRTEMFETGIKVIDLMEPYVRGGKVGMFGGAGVGKTVIIMEMIRRVAEEHGGVSLFAGVGERTREGNDLWLETQESGVLEKAALVYGQMDEPPGVRLRVALSALTMAEYFRDEERLDVLLFIDNIFRFVQAGQEVSTLLGRMPSAVGYQPTLSNEMGNLQERITSTRGRSITSLQAVYVPADDITDPAPHTTFAHLDAQTVLSRDISERGIYPAVDPLDSNSRILDASVVGQEHYDVAQRVQQVLQKYRDLQDIISILGVEELAEEDKLTVERARKIEQFFSQPFFVAEQFTGMPGKYVSVDETVASFKALLEGELDEYPEQAFNFAGGMDDVKKKAKELDES